The Pochonia chlamydosporia 170 chromosome 1, whole genome shotgun sequence genome window below encodes:
- a CDS encoding beta-glucosidase (similar to Neosartorya fischeri NRRL 181 XP_001258596.1) → MGSKSSALPGDFEWGFATAAYQIEGAVAEDGRGKSIWDTFCHLEPTRTKGANGDVACDHYHRYEEDFDLLTKYGAKAYRFSISWSRIIPLGGRNDPLNEEGIAFYNRLIDSLLKRGITPWVTLYHWDLPQALHDRYGGWLDVEESQLDFERYARVCYERFGDRVRNWITLNEPWIQSIFGYSTGGNAPGRSSTNDQSEAGDSSTEPWIVGKAQIMSHIRAVIAYNKDFKPTQGGQIGISLNGDYYEPWDRTDRQDHEAAERRMEFHIGWFANPIFLKKDYPSCMREQLGNRLPLFTESEFALLQEAETDFYGMNYYTSQFARHRSEKASDTDFMGNLDELQQNKEGTPVGEESGLHWLRSCPDLFRKHLTRVYKLYGKPIYITENGCPCPGEDKMTCDEAVVDPYRIKYFSSHLDSICKSIGEDGAVIKGYFAWALLDNLEWSDGYGPRFGVTFTDYNTLERTPKQSALLLKKMFCDRQGISVTG, encoded by the exons ATGGGAAGTAAATCTTCAGCTCTTCCGGGCGATTTTGAATGGGGATTCGCGACAGCGGCATATCAAATAGAAGGCGCTGTCGCTGAAGATGGTCGAGGGAAGTCCATCTGGGACACCTTTTGCCATCTCGAACCAACACGCACCAAGGGAGCAAATGGCGATGTTGCCTGCGACCATTATCACCGGTAtgaagaagactttgaccTTCTCACCAAATACGGTGCAAAGGCGTACAGATTCTCTATATCTTGGTCGCGAATCATCCCGCTGGGTGGCAGAAATGACCCTTTGAATGAGGAAGGAATCGCATTCTACAACAGACTCATTGACTCTCTCCTCAAAAGAGGCATTACGCCCTGGGTTACACTTTATCACTGGGATTTGCCTCAAGCCCTTCATGACAGGTATGGAGGCTggcttgatgttgaggagtCGCAGTTGGATTTTGAGCGGTACGCTCGAGTGTGTTACGAGCGCTTTGGTGACAGAGTTCGCAATTGGATCACATTGAATGAGCCGTGGATTCAATCGATTTTT GGTTATTCTACTGGTGGTAATGCCCCTGGAAGGAGTAGCACCAACGACCAGTCCGAAGCTGGTGATAGTTCCACAGAGCCTTGGATTGTTGGCAAAGCTCAGATTATGAGCCACATCCGCGCCGTCATTGCTTACAACAAGGACTTCAAACCTACCCAAGGAGGACAAATTGGCATCTCACTCAACGGCGACTACTACGAGCCTTGGGATAGGACAGACCGTCAGGACCATGAAGCCGCAGAGCGACGAATGGAATTTCACATTGGCTGGTTCGCCAATCCTATCTT CCTCAAGAAAGATTACCCCAGCTGCATGCGCGAGCAACTCGGCAACCGTCTTCCACTGTTCACGGAGTCCGAGTTTGCCCTTTTACAAGAAGCAGAGACAGACTTTTACGGCATGAACTACTACACGTCCCAGTTCGCTCGTCACCGGAGTGAAAAGGCGTCGGACACGGACTTCATGGGCAATCTGGACGAGCTGCAGCAAAATAAGGAGGGCACTCCTGTCGGCGAAGAGAGTGGCCTTCATTGGCTGCGTTCTTGCCCAGACTTGTTCCGCAAACATCTTACTCGGGTGTACAAATTATATGGCAAGCCGATCTACATTACCGAGAACGGATGCCCCTGCCCCGGAGAGGATAAGATGACTTGCGATGAGGCTGTGGTTGACCCTTACCGCATTAAGTATTTCAGCTCTCATCTTGATTCTATTTGCAAGTCTATTGGGGAGGATGGTGCCGTTATCAAGGGATACTTTGCTTGGGCACTTCTAGACAACCTCG AATGGTCTGATGGGTACGGACCTCGTTTCGGTGTGACATTCACGGATTATAACACATTGGAGCGCACTCCTAAGCAGTCGGCGTTactgctgaagaagatgttCTGCGACAGACAGGGTATTTCAGTGACCGGCTAg
- a CDS encoding MFS hexose transporter (similar to Neosartorya fischeri NRRL 181 XP_001264124.1), giving the protein MAPAAAHTADGIAPPIDLKSIPPFWKRRNGILLYFLLTSSLFTSAALGIDGSMTNGMQVLPTWQERFGHPTGSKLGFFGASNAIGGVIPFLTLSWLGDKFGRRVPTALGSLVIIIGVLIEFFATSLNMYIGGKMVLGFGSGLVQMTAAVLVTELSHPKERVQVTTFYNTSIVLGYVIGAWATYGCFRIPNQWSWRLPTLVQIVPSAYQLALIFFSPESPRWLVAMGKKEEAKAILVKYHGECDPHSPVVAFEFAEIQEVISREAEQNITWKQFFSSAPNLKRIGLCFATAVFSQSSGNLLVSNYLTQILKDTGVSADKDITLVNGMVTLWQYIVALTVTAIIDKFKRRTFFLVGSGGVVVTFIAWTIAAQQYLEKDSLAAGRVVLACIFIFQAFYTFAWTNLVVTYPLEVVTYQMRAKTWAFVLLTIQVASIFGGYVNPIGLENIGWKFYIYYCVWVTIIFIIVYFFFVETAGPTLEELTYLFEGEDAKMHMMQASKGIEDSAVHSEEKVEQKSV; this is encoded by the exons ATGGCTCCCGCTGCTGCTCACACCGCAGACGGCATCGCGCCTCCAATTGACCTCAAGTCAATCCCTCCGttttggaagagaagaaatGGCATTCTGCTCTACTTCCTTCTCACGTCGTCGCTCTTCACGAGTGCCGCTCTTGGCATCGACGGG TCCATGACCAACGGCATGCAGGTTCTGCCCACTTGGCAAGAACGGTTTGGCCATCCAACGGGCTCAAAGCTTGGATTCTTTGGCGCCTCCAACGCTATTGGTGGTGTGATTCCGTTCCTGACGCTGAGCTGGCTGGGCGACAAGTTTGGTCGTCGTGTGCCGACTGCCCTGGGCTCGCTCGTCATTATTATCGGAGTTCTGATTGAGTTCTTTGCAACTTCGCTAAATATGTACATTGGTGGCAAGATGGTCCTTGGTTTTGGAAGCGGCTTGGTCCAGATGACTGCCGCCGTCTTGGTCACCGAACTGAGCCATCCCAAGGAGCGAGTCCAAGTCACCACTTTCTATAACACTTCCATTGTATTGGGATATGTTATCGGCGCTTGGGCGACATATGGCTGTTTCCGGATCCCCAACCAGTGGTCTTGGAGGCTGCCTACTCTTGTTCAAATCGTCCCGTCTGCCTACCAGCTCGCattgatcttcttctcccccgAATCGCCTCGATGGCTCGTCGCAATgggcaagaaggaagaagcaaaggCAATCTTGGTCAAATACCACGGCGAGTGTGACCCGCACTCGCCCGTCGTCGCCTTCGAGTTTGCCGAAATTCAAGAAGTCATTTCACGCGAGGCCGAGCAAAACATCACATGGAAACAGTTCTTCTCATCTGCCCCCAACCTGAAGCGAATTGGTCTCTGCTTTGCCACTGCCGTCTTTAGTCAGAGCTCGGGCAATCTGCTCGTGTCCAACTACCTGACGCAGATTCTGAAAGACACCGGCGTCAGTGCCGACAAGGATATTACGCTTGTCAACGGCATGGTCACGCTCTGGCAATACATTGTCGCTCTGACAGTCACGGCCATCATTGACAAATTCAAGCGACGAACATTCTTCCTCGTTGGCTCTGGCGGCGTCGTTGTCACGTTCATTGCTTGGACCATTGCCGCGCAGCAGTACCTCGAGAAGGATTCCCTGGCTGCAGGTCGCGTTGTTCTGGCCTGTATTTTCATATTCCAGGCCTTTTACACGTTTGCATGGACAAATTTGGTCGTTACGTATCCTCTTGAGGTTGTCACGTACCAGATGAGAGCCAAAACTTGGGCCTTTGTCCTGCTGACTATCCAAGTTGCGTCCATCTTTGGCGGTTACGTGAACCCGATTGGTTTGGAGAATATCGGCTGGAAGTTCTACATCTACTACTGCGTCTGGGTGACCATTATCTTCATCATTGTCTATTTCTTCTTCGTTGAAACTGCGGGACCAACGCTTGAGGAACTCACGTATTTGTTTGAAGGTGAGGATGCAAAGATGCACATGATGCAGGCGTCCAAGGGGATAGAAGACTCTGCTGTGCACTCGGAAGAGAAGGTCGAGCAGAAGTCGGTGTAA
- a CDS encoding MFS sugar transporter (similar to Neosartorya fischeri NRRL 181 XP_001257632.1): MGGGGGGKAEAEALEVARAGGHQVDNLIDEMEEELAAAGGLERGFFNVEFKDPRHFTWLLVAFASMGGLLSGLDQSLISGANLYLPKDLGLSPRENSLVNSGMPLGAVGGALILSPANEYLGRKGAIYLSLVLYTIGAALEAGAIDFGMIVAGRVILGLGVGLEGGTVPVYVAETVERRIRGNLVSLYQLMIALGEVLGYAVAAMFLRLPGNWRYILGSSLVFSTIMFAGMLFLPESPRYLMHKGKVLDAFKVWKRIRGVDTGESREEFYVMAVAVRQESSTVTEAAENRRFPWMDFFTVPRARRAVVYANIMILLGQLTGVNAIMYYMSVLMNQIGYEAEKANYMSLVGGGALLIGTIPAVFLMETCGRRFWAIMMLPGFFLGLVLIGIGYQINIKTHTMAAEGCYLTGLIIYMGFFGSYACLTWVVPSEVYPTYLRSYGMTTSDALLFLASFVVTYNFTAMEDAMTPTGLTLGFYGGIAVLGEIYQVLFMPETKNKTLEEIDLVFERPTMDIVRENWAGVKENMTDLYHGRFRKVFVAQTDRRQSFDELEKRIA; this comes from the exons atgggaggaggcggcggtggtaAAGCCGAGGCCGAGGCGCTTGAAGTCGCCCGCGCCGGTGGCCATCAAGTAGATAACCTGATTGACGAAATGGAGGAGGAACTTGCCGCAGCTGGCGGTCTCGAGCGAGGATTCTTTAACGTCGAGTTCAAGGATCCCAGACACTTCACATGGCTTCTGGTAGCCTTTGCTAGTATGGGAGGCTTGCTTTCCGGATTGGACCAGAGTCTCATCTCAGGTGCAAACTTGTATCTTCCCAAGGATCTGGGTCTTTCACCACGAGAGAACAGTCTCGTCAACTCGGGCATGCCACTCGGTGCTGTCGGTGGCGCCCTCATTCTGTCTCCTGCCAACGAATATCTTGGAAGAAAAGGTGCTATTTACTTGTCTCTGGTCTTGTATACCATTGGTGCAGCTCTGGAAGCGGGTGCCATTGATTTCG GCATGATTGTTGCCGGTCGTGTTATCCTCGGCCTCGGAGTTGGCCTGGAAGGAGGTACGGTCCCCGTCTACGTCGCGGAAACAGTCGAACGGCGTATTCGAGGAAATCTGGTCTCATTGTACCAACTCATGATTGCCCTTGGAGAAGTTCTGGGTTATGCCGTTGCTGCTATGTTTCTCAGACTCCCTGGCAACTGGCGATATATTCTCGGTTCTTCTTTGGTGTTCTCTACCATTATGTTTGCTGG CATGCTATTTCTGCCGGAAAGCCCTCGATATCTTATGCACAAAGGAAAAGTTCTCGATGCTTTCAAGGTTTGGAAGCGCATTCGAGGCGTCGATACCGGCGAATCCAGAGAGGAATTCTACGTCATGGCCGTTGCGGTCCGTCAGGAATCCAGTACTGTTactgaggctgctgaaaaCAGGCGATTCCCTTGGATGGACTTTTTCAC CGTCCCTCGCGCCCGACGTGCAGTCGTCTACGCAAATATCATGATTCTCCTCGGTCAGCTCACAGGtgtcaacgccatcatgTACTACATGTCCGTGTTGATGAACCAGATCGGATACGAAGCAGAAAAGGCCAATTACATGTCCTTGGTTGGTGGCGGTGCCTTGTTGATTGGTACCATTCCCGCTGTCTTCCTCATGGAGACTTGTGGTAGACGATTCTGGGCCATCATGATGTTGCCTGGCTTCTTTCTCGGCTTGGTTCTCATCGGCATTGGCTACCAAATCAATATCAAGACGCACACCATGGCTGCTGAGGGCTGCTACCTTACTGGCTTGATCATCTACATGGGCTTTTTTGGCTCATACGCTTGTTTAACATGGG TCGTACCATCGGAAGTCTACCCAACTTACCTCCGAAGTTACGGCATGACCACCTCTGACGCCCTTCTCTTCCTGGCCTCTTTCGTGGTCACCTACAACTTCACCGCCATGGAAGACGCCATGACCCCTACTGGTCTCACGCTCGGATTCTACGGCGGCATTGCCGTTCTCGGTGAAATCTATCAAGTGCTCTTCATGCCAgagaccaagaacaagacaCTTGAGGAGATTGATCTCGTATTCGAGCGACCAACTATGGACATTGTAAGAGAGAATTGGGCGGGAGTGAAGGAGAATATGACAGATTTGTACCATGGGCGTTTCCGAAAGGTGTTTGTCGCTCAGACTGATCGTCGACAGAGTTTcgatgagctggagaagcgTATTGCCTAA
- a CDS encoding dihydroorotase (similar to Magnaporthe oryzae 70-15 XP_003721128.1), producing the protein MQLKTTQRLELPPTADMHVHLRQAELMELVAPTVREGGVDTVFVMPNLVPPITTVERALEYKAQLQKIDPNVHYLMSLFLHPSVTPDVIAQAAAAGITGVKMYPQGVTTNSENGVADVEAFYPTFAAMEENDMVLNLHGEVLESLAPEGTTLEEAFLPTLKKLHDRFPRLRIILEHCTTSAAVEAVKACGPTVGATITAHHLYLTGADACCDPFAFCKPIPKKPTDRDALLKALVSGNPKFFFGSDSAPHQMVSKTSAEQGKAPAGVFTQPVVTQLVLMALEEGVERGDISDADVTQEKLEGFLSRHGRRFYKLPETSDKKIVLERKGEKIGESVKSADGKSEVGISRAGTEIFSLTWASA; encoded by the exons ATGCAATTGAAAACCACACAACGGCTGGAGCTGCCGCCGACCGCGGACATGCATGTCCATCTGCGACAGGCCGAGCTCATGGAGCTCGTAGCTCCCACTGTCCGAgagggtggtgttgatacCGTCTTTGT CATGCCAAACCTT GTCCCTCCTATTACAACCGTCGAACGG GCATTGGAATACAAGGCCCAGCTGCAAAAGATTGACCCCAATGTTCACTACCTCATGTCTCTGTTT CTTCACCCGTCTGTCACCCCTGATGTGATTGCCCAGGCCGCTGCTGCCGGTATCACTGGTGTCAAGATGTATCCCCAAG GTGTTACCACCAACTCTGAGAATGGAGTTGCCGATGTCGAAGCTTTCTACCCTACCTTTGCGGCCATGGAGGAGAATGACATGG TTCTGAATCTCCACGGCGAGGTGTTGGAGTCGCTTGCTCCAGAAGGCACAACTCTGGAGGAAGCATTTCTACCAACCCTCAAGAAGCTTCACGACCGATTTCCTCGTCTTAGAATCATT CTTGAACACTGCACAACTTCCGCCGCCGTTGAAGCCGTCAAGGCCTGCGGTCCGACAGTTGGTG CGACAATTACGGCGCATCACCTGTATCTGACCGGAGCGGATGCTTGCTGCGAtccctttgccttttgcaaGCCCATTCCCAAGAAGCCCACTGACAGAGACGCCCTCCTGAAGGCTCTAGTTAGCGGCAACCCCAAATTCTTCTT TGGGAGCGATAGTGCCCCCCACCAGATGGTTTCCAAGACCTCCGCtgagcaaggcaaggctcCTGCCGGTGTTTTTACCCAACCAGTAGTGACACAGCTCGTGCTGATGGCCTTGGAGGAGGGTGTTGAACGCGGCGACATTAGTGACGCGGATGTGACACAAGAAAAGCTGGAAGGCTTCCTCAGTCGCCATGGGCGACGCTTCTATAAGCTCCCCGAGACGTCCGACAAGAAGATTGTGCTGGAAAGAAAGGGCGAGAAAATTGGCGAAAGTGTGAAGAGTGCGGATGGGAAATCTGAAGTTGGAATTTCTCGAGCTGGTACTGAGATTTTCTCATTGACTTGGGCATCCGCTTAA
- a CDS encoding C6 transcription factor (similar to Neosartorya fischeri NRRL 181 XP_001264122.1), producing the protein MTSSLPGSPPRPASPNVDKPRRQAITRACDRCRRRKAKCDFDNAAGSCSHCRDNSVRCTFDLPLAKRGPKSKKRAESSIPPESVSTFSGRRSIHQAPFVARTTTTAAATFESPSNSSTTSWEPAAAAAGGQLGVAAGLSPTSTRDFASIASPTGVHGVSAVRRWRNLSRALSLRNKGLEQMVEQCFSLFFEYLYPLTPLVHEPSLRDGLSIFTSQSSNTTVQNAPRNGIDRVSDTLPALNPPAWPGISPDVGSGPGGETLGCWHDATFTLITAVCAEAAFLLPKDLFPEGETVADLFLQASRDCLNSYLEADLESPNANSITIRYFHSNCVHAAGKPKYSWHIFGEATRLAQVMRLYDETSLEGLPPVEAELRRRAFWIVYMGDKSAAILNNRPITMHKYSFETGVTTAYPTGMDNRSASIGTTTDVTTPTDTHGRNFIAGFNANLKLWQAASDLLIQVRLFQDQKAIDYSTASPPTQALTEPERQRLDSLFVQFITCMDDLPPYLQSYTFASVANGGAPITEAKQFVIQCANLQVSFHCLRMVITQKFEDIAFFAPGAEQADLRKTEIVRDMLRVMHEAPFWSLQVNGEPYVEKIRLIGATLLSIIHRNQASPLAARARSDFSVLLDILTRLDSKASDALKSTSTWAM; encoded by the exons ATGACCAGCTCGCTGCCGGGCTCGCCTCCACGCCCTGCGTCCCCGAATGTGGACAAACCACGGCGCCAAGCAATAACTCGAGCGTGTGATCGATGTCGCCGAAGGAAAGCAAAG TGTGACTTTGACAACGCTGCCGGTAGTTGCTCACATTGCCGAGACAATAGCGTTCGCTGTACTTTTGACTTGCCCTTGGCTAAGCGCGGGCCCAAGTCCAAGAAACGAGCCGAGTCATCTATTCCTCCGGAGTCTGTGTCGACATTCTCCGGTCGAAGGAGTATACACCAGGCGCCGTTTGTTGctcgcaccaccaccacggccGCCGCCACGTTTGAAAGCCCgtcaaactcatcaactACCTCATGGGaacctgctgctgctgctgccggtGGTCAACTCGGCGTTGCGGCCGGACTATCTCCAACCTCAACGCGAGACTTTGCTTCCATCGCAAGTCCCACTGGCGTACACGGCGTTTCTGCGGTTCGCCGATGGCGCAATTTATCCAGGGCCCTGTCTCTTCGAAATAAAGGCCTTGAGCAAATGGTTGAGCAATGCTTTAGCCTCTTTTTCGAGTATCTCTATCCCCTCACTCCGCTTGTACACGAACCAAGTCTTCGTGACGGGCTTTCAATTTTTACGTCACAGTCCTCCAACACGACTGTACAGAACGCGCCACGAAATGGCATTGACCGAGTTTCGGATACCTTACCCGCCTTGAATCCTCCAGCATGGCCTGGAATTTCCCCTGATGTTGGCTCCGGTCCTGGAGGCGAGACGTTGGGATGTTGGCACGATGCGACCTTCACTCTCATCACGGCTGTCTGTGCTGAGGCAGCGTTTCTCTTGCCAAAGGACTTGTTTCCCGAGGGCGAGACCGTGGCTGACCTCTTCCTCCAAGCGTCAAGAGACTGTCTGAACAGCTATCTGGAGGCTGATTTAGAAAGTCCAAACGCAAACTCCATTACCATTCGGTACTTTCACTCCAACTGCGTCCACGCAGCAGGAAAGCCCAAATACTCATGGCACATCTTTGGAGAGGCCACACGACTGGCCCAAGTGATGAGGTTATACGATGAGACTTCATTGGAAGGTCTCCCGCCGGTTGAAGCTGAGCTACGCCGTCGAGCCTTCTGGATAGTGTATATGGGCGATAAATCAGCCGCCATTCTGAACAATCGTCCCATAACCATGCACAAGTATTCCTTTGAAACGGGCGTCACGACAGCATATCCAACCGGAATGGACAACCGATCGGCCTCTATAGGAACTACCACCGACGTCACAACCCCTACTGACACCCACGGAAGAAACTTCATAGCTGGATTCAACGCAAATCTCAAATTATGGCAAGCCGCTTCCGATCTCTTAATCCAAGTACGACTCTTCCAGGACCAAAAGGCCATAGACTACAGTACCGCAAGTCCGCCAACCCAGGCATTAACGGAACCCGAACGACAACGCCTGGACTCACTCTTCGTACAGTTCATCACCTGTATGGATGATCTGCCCCCGTACCTGCAGTCATATACATTCGCGTCCGTCGCCAACGGCGGAGCGCCCATCACCGAAGCAAAACAATTTGTAATCCAGTGCGCCAATCTCCAGGTCTCGTTTCACTGTCTCCGCATGGTGATTACCCAGAAGTTCGAGGATATTGCTTTTTTCGCTCCCGGCGCTGAACAAGCTGATTTGCGCAAGACGGAAATTGTGCGAGATATGCTGAGAGTGATGCACGAAGCGCCGTTTTGGTCTCTGCAGGTCAATGGCGAGCCATAT GTTGAAAAGATACGGCTCATTGGGGCTACGTTGCTGTCTATTATTCATCGGAACCAGGCGTCGCCGCTGGCGGCGCGGGCGAGAAGTGACTTTAGTGTATTGCTGGATATCTTGACGAGGCTTGATTCCAAGGCCTCGGATGCTCTGAAGAGCACGTCAACTTGGGCCATGTAA
- a CDS encoding GPI anchored protein (similar to Neosartorya fischeri NRRL 181 XP_001264121.1), translating to MKSLFVAQWLAAFGFTATSALPSTQSPRDAQTQGRSPRCRFAADWSQKDVLKNPDRFEWDILFWEGKFHQNDVGYNTANGMTYDGTQLDLTTGARTAKHPFSAASKEALQIMLYAHAISGTKEAARFLTPDNLSKAPKVAASIMKTKLQTYLQFNQSNPGFGGFLPWMTTSESQLSPTWDWVNRVPALDNGELIWAVYACINALEQSRDQSFRDLAKGWQKWLDYVKTTAATVFYKGDGHVCAVTKINNQTLPLKDPKQGYQCEGTSYLDDPYEGELFTHFLNAFGGLSRKDKDALWQAKRAKLVSVEYNMGGVGPITVEQGYWFSSHEPWKVLELPYYDVDLVKRLYHNAERARTCNSVVTKVPGLFASVNNSTDPETGEIIGYISPAGIPSIASQKEQEHDVITPYGAWPTIMFDKAVGLAWWRNMVIAKKMQNPYGSTESTRVDGKLVSALVTWDSKITTVVALLGGVGDLVRPKMKRDGIYNDFISITQREYGRVFKKLKGENIALCLPKETVPNAGLKDFTQCSA from the exons ATGAAGTCATTATTCGTGGCGCAATGGCTGGCCGCCTTTGGCTTCACTGCGACATCAGCTTTGCCGTCTACTCAATCACCCCGGGATGCCCAAACTCAGGGCAGGTCTCCTAGGTGTCGATTTGCGGCTGACTGGTCCCAGAAAGATGTCCTTAAGAATCCAGACCGTTTCGAGTGGGACATCTTGTTTTGGGAGGGTAAGTTTCATCAAAATGATGTTGGATACAACACCGCCAATGGCATGACGTACGATGGAACGCAGCTCGATCTTACTACAGGAGCTCGCACCGCGAAGCATCCCTTCAGTGCTGCCAGTAAAGAG GCCCTCCAGATTATGCTCTATGCACATGCCATTTCAGGAACCAAGGAAGCAGCACGCTTTCTCACTCCCGATAATCTTTCCAAAGCCCCAAAAGTTGCGGCGTCAATAATGAAGACAAAACTCCAGACTTATCTGCAGTTTAACCAGTCCAATCCTGGGTTTGGCGGCTTCCTGCCCTGGATGACAACCAGCGAGAGCCAACTATCTCCAACATGGGATTGGGTCAACCGAGTGCCTGCTTTGGACAATGG CGAGCTCATTTGGGCCGTGTATGCCTGTATCAATGCACTGGAGCAGAGTCGCGACCAGTCCTTCAGAGACCTCGCAAAGGGGTGGCAGAAGTGGTTGGACTATGTGAAGACAACAGCTGCTACCGTCTTCTACAAAGGAGATGGGCACGTGTGTGCGGTGACAAAGATTAACAACCAGACGCTGCCTCTGAAGGATCCAAAGCAAGGGTACCAGTGTGAAGGGACGAGTTACCTCGATGACCCCTATGAAGGAGAACTCTTTACGCATTTCTTGAACGCTTTTGGGGGGTTGTCTCGGAAGGACAAGGATGCACTGTGGCAAGCAAAGAGGGCTAAGCTCGTAAGCGTGGAATACAACATGGGCGGAGTCGGTCCCATCACGGTCGAACAAG GATATTGGTTCTCCAGCCATGAACCCTGGAAGGTTCTCGAGTTGCCGTACTACGATGTCGACCTTGTGAA GAGACTGTATCACAATGCAGAAAGAGCAAGAACCTGCAACTCGGTCGTAACCAAGGTCCCCGGGCTCTTCGCATCAGTGAACAACTCTACCGATCCGGAGACTGGCGAAATTATCGGCTACATCTCACCAGCTGGAATCCCCTCAATTGCAAGCCAGAAAGAGCAAGAGCATGATGTTATCACACCTTACGGCGCCTGGCCCACAATcatgtttgacaaggctgTTGGGTTAGCCTGGTGGCGAAACATGGTcattgcaaagaagatgcAGA ATCCATATGGAAGCACCGAGTCGACAAGAGTAGACGGTAAGCTGGTGTCAGCCTTGGTGACTTGGGACAGCAAGATCACAACTGTTGTCGCTCTCCTGGGCGGTGTTGGCGACCTTGTGCGTCCCAAGATGAAGCGGGATGGTATCTACAATGATTTCATCTCCATTACTCAG AGAGAGTATGGCCGAGTGTTCAAAAAGCTAAAGGGCGAGAACATTGCGCTCTGCTTGCCCAAGGAGACGGTGCCAAATGCCGGATTGAAGGATTTTACACAGTGCTCTGCATAA